One window of the Delphinus delphis chromosome 20, mDelDel1.2, whole genome shotgun sequence genome contains the following:
- the C5AR2 gene encoding C5a anaphylatoxin chemotactic receptor 2: protein MVSGVWMENSSLGYEYGDYGEIPDLPVDCVDDTCVSIEPLHVAPLLLYAAVFLVGLPGNAMVAWVTWKEARRRVGATWFLHLAVADLLCCLSLPILAVSVAHGGRWLYGAVGCRALPAVILLSMYASVLLLATLSADLCLLAFGPSWWGAAGRACRVHVACGASWTLALLLTVPSAIYRRLRQEYFPHRLECVVDYGGSTVAENSVTATRFIFGFLGPLVVVAGCHGALLCCTARRRWPLGMAVVVGFFVCWSPYHTLGLVLTLAAPHSVLLARALRAEPLVVGLALAHSCLNPMLFLYFGRSQLRKSLPASCRWALKESQSHDESVVSKKSTGRDLVSEVEV from the exons ATG GTGTCTGGGGTTTGGATGGAGAACTCTTCTCTCGGCTACGAGTATGGGGATTACGGCGAGATTCCAGATCTCCCTGTGGACTGTGTTGATGACACCTGCGTCTCCATCGAACCCCTCCACGTGGCCCCACTCCTGCTGTATGCCGCCGTCTTCCTGGTGGGGTTGCCAGGCAATGCCATGGTGGCCTGGGTGACCTGGAAAGAGGCCCGCCGGAGGGTCGGTGCCACCTGGTTCCTCCACCTGGCCGTGGCGGACCTACTCTGCTGCTTGTCTCTCCCCATCCTAGCGGTGTCCGTCGCCCACGGGGGCCGTTGGCTGTATGGGGCCGTGGGCTGCCGGGCCCTGCCCGCCGTCATCCTGCTGTCCATGTACGCCAGCGTCCTCCTCCTGGCCACTCTAAGCGCTGACCTTTGCCTGCTGGCCTTCGGGCCCAGCTGGTGGGGTGCAGCTGGGAGGGCATGCAGGGTGCATGTAGCCTGTGGGGCATCCTGGACACTGGCCTTGCTGCTCACTGTGCCCTCAGCCATCTACCGCCGGCTGCGTCAGGAGTATTTCCCACACCGGCTGGAGTGTGTAGTGGACTACGGTGGCTCGACCGTGGCCGAGAACTCAGTGACCGCCACCCGGTTTATTTTCGGCTTCCTGGGGCCGCTGGTGGTCGTGGCCGGCTGCCATGGTGCCCTCCTGTGCTGTACTGCCCGACGCCGCTGGCCACTGGGCATGGCCGTTGTGGTAGGGTTTTTTGTCTGCTGGTCCCCCTACCACACACTGGGGCTGGTACTCACCTTGGCTGCCCCACACTCTGTGCTCTTGGCCCGGGCCCTGCGGGCTGAACCCTTGGTCGTGGGCCTGGCCCTTGCTCACAGCTGTCTCAATCCCATGCTTTTCCTGTATTTCGGGCGGTCTCAACTCCGAAAGTCTCTGCCAGCTTCATGTCGTTGGGCCCTGAAGGAGTCACAGAGCCATGATGAAAGTGTGGTCAGCAAGAAATCCACTGGCCGAGACCTGGTCTCAGAGGTGGAAGTGTAA